The Actinosynnema mirum DSM 43827 genomic interval TCGGCCTGCCGGAAGTCGGTCAGCGGGGCGCCGCGCGTCGGGTGCGGCTTCTCCCCCGCCTGCAGGGACTTCACCATCTCCAGCGCGCCGTCGGGCGTCTGGTTGTCGAAGTACTCGTAGTTGACCTGAACGACCGGGGCGAGGTCGCAGGCCGCGAGGCACTCGGCGTGCTCCAGCGTCACCGAACCGGGGGCGCCGGGCTCGCCGGAGGTCTCCTCGTGGCCGAGCGGCTTGCCGTCCGCGCCGAGGTGGTCGCGCAGCTTCGCGTAGATGTCGTCGCCGCCGAGGGCCGCGCACAGCGTGTTGGTGCACACGCTCACCAGGTGCTCGCCGCAGGGCTTGCGCTTGTACATCGTGTAGAAGGTCGCGACCGCGCTGACCTCGGCGGCGCTCAGGTCGAGCAGGTCGGCGCAGAAGGCGATGCCCGCCGTGCTGACGTGCCCCTCGACCGACTGCACGAGGTGCAGCATCGGCAGCAGCGCGGACCTGGGCACGGGGTAGCGGGCGATGATCGCCCGCGCCCGGTCGGTGGTCCCCTGGTCGAAGACGACCGCGCCGGGGCCCTGCTCGCCCGTGGTCTCGGGTTCCTGAATCTGGGTCATCGGTCACACCCACCCATCACCGGGTCGAGGGAGGCCACCGAGGCGATCACGTCGGCGACCATGCTGCCCTCGCACATCGCGGGCATCGCCTGGAGGTTCACGAAGCTGGGTTCGCGCACGTGCACGCGCATCGGCCTGGTGCCGCCGTCGGAGACGACGTGGAAGCCCAGCTCGCCGCGCGGCGACTCGACGGGCACGTACACCTGCCCGGCGGGCACGTGGAAGCCCTCGGTCACCAGCTTGAAGTGGTGGATGAGGGACTCCATGGACTGGCCCATGATCTTGCGGACGTGCTCCAGCGAGTTGCCCATGCCGTCGCTGCCGATGGTCAGCTGCGCGGGCCAGGCGACCTTCGCGTCGGCGACCATGACCGGGCCGGGCTCGCGCAGCCGCTCGACCGCCTGCCGGACGATCTTGAGCGACTGGT includes:
- the nuoE gene encoding NADH-quinone oxidoreductase subunit NuoE; amino-acid sequence: MTQIQEPETTGEQGPGAVVFDQGTTDRARAIIARYPVPRSALLPMLHLVQSVEGHVSTAGIAFCADLLDLSAAEVSAVATFYTMYKRKPCGEHLVSVCTNTLCAALGGDDIYAKLRDHLGADGKPLGHEETSGEPGAPGSVTLEHAECLAACDLAPVVQVNYEYFDNQTPDGALEMVKSLQAGEKPHPTRGAPLTDFRQAELQLAGFFEGRDADLDGPSAAPETLRGASLAAERGWTAPAMPEKAEFPPLPEKK